One genomic region from Spirulina subsalsa PCC 9445 encodes:
- the phoU gene encoding phosphate signaling complex protein PhoU, producing the protein MTLFSLTSSTYDAAHTPTHFERSLQSLGQEVLRMGALVEQSFRLSHQALFEQNLDALKAINQLEPQIDQYYRQIELDCARFMTLQRPVAQDLRLLSAFMHLVRDLERIGDYAQDLAEFAIKLFPYTRHDCLPEIAEMSQQAQLMLAASLEALAELDATAGKNVKRMDDVVDDAYDKLYDQLAHAKDVQGVVEPILLLGLVIRHLERMADHATNIGQRVSYIVTGQRG; encoded by the coding sequence ATGACACTCTTTTCCCTAACTTCTTCCACTTATGATGCAGCCCACACCCCCACTCACTTTGAGCGTTCCCTTCAAAGTTTAGGTCAGGAGGTGCTGCGCATGGGAGCTTTGGTAGAACAATCCTTTCGGCTGAGTCACCAAGCCCTATTCGAGCAAAATCTGGATGCACTCAAGGCGATTAACCAACTGGAGCCGCAAATTGACCAGTATTATCGACAGATTGAGCTAGATTGTGCGCGATTTATGACGCTTCAGCGCCCAGTGGCTCAAGATTTGCGTCTTTTAAGTGCTTTTATGCACTTAGTCCGAGATTTAGAGCGCATTGGGGACTATGCCCAAGATTTGGCGGAATTTGCCATTAAGTTATTTCCCTATACGCGCCATGATTGTCTGCCGGAAATTGCCGAAATGTCCCAACAAGCCCAGTTAATGTTAGCGGCCAGTTTAGAAGCTTTGGCGGAGTTGGACGCAACGGCGGGCAAGAATGTTAAGCGGATGGATGATGTAGTCGATGACGCTTACGATAAGCTGTATGACCAATTGGCTCACGCTAAGGATGTGCAAGGGGTAGTTGAGCCGATTTTATTATTGGGGTTAGTGATTCGTCATTTAGAACGGATGGCCGACCATGCGACGAATATTGGGCAGCGTGTGTCCTATATTGTGACGGGTCAACGGGGCTAA
- a CDS encoding sensor histidine kinase — protein sequence MNLLVFVSGLVLGLGLCELRRYRFNRQVWQMLGLFPRRFKEESSLALVSRLRQAINLLVQHQQQVETELEMWKQVLERSPIGYLQIDPANQLQWCNQKARQMLRIERWRPEQLRLLLELVRSYELDQLIQETRHRQHPQSQEWVFKTAHLPSASALSTRSGLSSPPSTPQTYAYSLAIRATTLPVRSGQVIVFLEDQQFMVDLTQARDRAFSDLTHELRTPLTSISLVAEALQTRLNPPEKTWVEKMLKEIDRLISLIQDCLEISKLQTNPHQTLSPEILTLKPLIDSVWHSLEPLTQPKQLTLNYQGDINLELYADSARLTQVFLNIFDNSIKHSPPNTAIQVQVNQSTLSHSSGSDSSITIDIVDSGSGFLESDIAHVFERLYRGDPSRQRSSSEPDPTEGERGNSPMFRKGSGLGLSIVQQIIEAHGGTIVARNHPETKGAWLQIQLPNVH from the coding sequence ATGAATCTGTTGGTATTTGTTTCGGGGTTGGTGCTAGGTCTGGGTTTATGTGAGTTAAGGCGATATCGCTTTAACCGACAAGTTTGGCAGATGTTGGGGTTGTTTCCCCGTCGGTTTAAGGAGGAGTCTTCCTTAGCGTTGGTGTCTCGTTTAAGACAGGCGATTAACTTGTTGGTGCAACATCAACAGCAGGTGGAGACGGAGTTAGAGATGTGGAAACAGGTGCTGGAGCGATCGCCTATTGGTTACTTACAAATCGACCCAGCCAATCAACTCCAATGGTGCAACCAAAAAGCCCGTCAAATGTTGCGCATTGAGCGCTGGCGACCGGAACAGTTACGCTTGTTATTAGAGTTAGTCCGTTCCTATGAACTCGATCAATTAATCCAAGAAACCCGCCATCGTCAACACCCCCAAAGTCAGGAATGGGTATTCAAAACCGCCCACCTTCCCAGTGCTTCAGCCTTGTCTACCCGTTCCGGTTTATCTTCTCCTCCCAGCACCCCCCAAACCTATGCTTACAGTCTCGCTATCCGCGCTACCACACTCCCCGTAAGAAGTGGTCAGGTGATTGTGTTCCTTGAAGATCAGCAGTTTATGGTCGATTTAACCCAAGCCCGCGATCGCGCCTTTTCCGACCTCACCCACGAACTCCGCACCCCCCTCACCTCCATTAGTTTAGTCGCCGAAGCCCTGCAAACCCGTCTCAACCCACCGGAAAAGACTTGGGTCGAAAAGATGCTCAAAGAAATTGACCGTCTCATTTCCCTCATCCAAGACTGTCTAGAAATTAGCAAACTGCAAACCAATCCCCATCAAACCCTCAGCCCAGAAATCCTCACCCTTAAACCCCTCATTGACTCCGTGTGGCACAGTCTCGAACCCCTCACCCAACCCAAACAACTCACCCTCAATTATCAAGGGGATATTAACCTAGAACTCTACGCCGATTCCGCCCGTCTGACCCAAGTTTTCCTAAATATTTTTGACAACAGCATCAAACATAGCCCCCCCAACACAGCCATTCAAGTCCAAGTCAATCAATCTACCCTCAGCCACTCCTCCGGCTCCGATTCTTCGATTACAATTGATATAGTAGACTCTGGCTCAGGTTTCCTAGAGTCGGACATTGCCCATGTATTTGAGCGACTCTATCGTGGGGATCCTTCTCGACAACGTTCCTCATCGGAACCAGATCCAACTGAGGGGGAAAGGGGAAATTCTCCAATGTTCCGGAAAGGGAGCGGTCTGGGACTATCCATTGTTCAACAGATTATTGAGGCTCATGGAGGAACAATCGTAGCACGCAATCATCCTGAAACCAAGGGAGCATGGTTACAGATCCAATTACCAAACGTTCACTAA
- a CDS encoding response regulator transcription factor produces the protein MLSLDIPKSPSESELTYVTRILVVEDEELIREMVVLALKEQGYDVVTAIDGRTALNLLQEADSHAPLFDLIVLDLMLPQVNGLDLCRLLRYQGSTIPILILSAKASETDRVLGLEVGADDYLTKPFSMRELVARCRALLRRQRFAATAQNAVLQFKDILLYPEECRVTVRGEEVNLSPKEFRLLELFMSYPRRVWSREQLIDQVWGMDFMGDTKTVDVHIRWLREKLEQDPSKPKYIVTVRGFGYRFG, from the coding sequence ATGCTGTCGCTTGATATACCAAAAAGTCCTTCCGAGTCAGAATTGACCTACGTTACTCGAATTCTGGTCGTGGAAGACGAAGAGTTGATTCGGGAAATGGTCGTTTTGGCACTTAAGGAACAAGGCTATGATGTGGTAACTGCGATTGATGGACGGACTGCCTTAAATTTGTTACAAGAGGCAGATTCCCACGCTCCGTTATTTGATTTGATTGTTTTAGACTTGATGTTACCGCAAGTCAACGGCTTAGATTTATGTCGTCTGTTGCGCTATCAAGGGAGTACGATTCCGATTTTAATTCTGAGTGCAAAAGCCAGTGAAACGGATCGGGTTTTAGGCTTGGAAGTGGGGGCAGATGATTATTTAACTAAACCCTTTAGTATGCGGGAGTTAGTGGCACGTTGTCGGGCGTTGTTGCGTCGTCAGCGCTTTGCGGCCACGGCACAAAATGCGGTTCTTCAGTTCAAAGATATTTTACTTTACCCCGAGGAATGTCGCGTCACAGTGAGGGGGGAGGAGGTAAATCTTTCACCGAAAGAGTTTCGTTTATTGGAATTGTTTATGAGTTATCCCCGACGAGTTTGGTCACGGGAACAGTTAATTGATCAAGTTTGGGGAATGGATTTTATGGGTGATACCAAAACGGTAGATGTTCATATCCGTTGGTTGCGGGAGAAACTAGAACAAGACCCGAGTAAACCGAAATATATTGTCACGGTGCGGGGTTTTGGCTATCGTTTCGGTTAG